Part of the Chanos chanos chromosome 5, fChaCha1.1, whole genome shotgun sequence genome, GTAGTATTTGTTTTAGTGCCCTCCACTTCTGTGAAATGAATAAACGAACCATAGTGTAAAGATTAGGTTTTGACACCTTAACCTTGAGagatttctcttctctgttatCTTGACCGTAAGTGTTCTTTTTTCAGTACTCTGAAAAGAATAAACCAATGAAATTGGATGAAATGCAGGATTTAAAAAGAAGTTATGGCATTTTTCTATGGAATCAGGAACCTCTGGCATTTTCTACACAATCAGGAACTTCAGTTTAAATCTTCTTTGTCCAGACAAATGTTTAAAGTAGCACAAAATGGACAAAATTGGTTTGCTTCCTCATCTGGGGTTGTTTGAGTAATAGGCTATACTCTAACTTTGTTACTTAACATGGGAAGTAAACTGACACTGTGAGTGAATGTTGATGAGGTcgcatcctttttttttgctgtcacaGGAAAGCCAGGAGGCTGTTGTCTCGTTCCCAATTAAGAAGAGCCTGTAGGCAACCCTGTGAGCAAATCAACCTGCGCAGGGTTCCCCAGGGACCGGCGCAGGGGCCTGTCCTAGCTCCCCCTCATCCTAGTCTACGGATGCGAGGACCAATCGTCATCCATGACTGAAGCTCTCCTGGTCCTGTCCTCTTACTCTACCATCCTGCCTCCATTGCTCTCTGGATTCTCGCCCTTTCCTTATGACTCTACCAATACAAACTCTAGTAAGCCAATCTGCTCTGCCAGTCCAGCTCCCTGTGACACCACAGAGGTAACTTCAAAGCATTTAATTACGCCTAGCTAACTAACACTGACCCATCTGCTCTGCTGGCCTATTTTTGAGTCAGAATAAATTTAAACTCAGTCTTAACTGTGGCCCGAATCCTTCAGAACTGCCAGTTTATCTCTGCTGCACATTCTCAGTGCTTCTGTAAACTTTCTCTCATCTGTACTGGGATGCCTAAACCAAACAAACTCCCACGCATACATCCCATAGCAGCCGCTTCAACAGTAAGCACTGAGCGCTGACGATCTTTGATTAAAAACgaaaacgaaacgaaacaaaacaaaacaaaacaatacaaaaaaaccctgtcgCATCAAAGCCGTGAGGGCTGAGCAAACAGTGAGCTGTATGGCAGTGATCAGACCATGAGGAAAAAGTCGCTGAAAATATCAGTATCTTGTAcagacctctttctctctttctctctcttcctctctctctctcttgcccctgTCCCTGTTTCTGGTATTCACCACCCTCTACAGACACTTCTGGAAAGTATTTGTGTGCTCTTTGTCTAATCTTTTAAGCGATGCGTTGGAGGGAACTCTTTTTATTCCTTATTTGGTTTTCTGTGAATATCATGACTTGTACAGGTTCGTTAGCTGTTCTTAAGTGTTTTTTGGGCGGAAgaaagtcttttgtttttgttggccGTCATGGGAGAGCAACAGTGTGCGTTTGGCGTGGAGCCTGCAGCATGACAAGACTGCCTAAACATCTGGTCAATGCATAACTTTAAAAAGTGGAAAGCCTCTTCAAACAAGTGGAtaagagatgaaaaaatgaacGTTGCCTCTGAGGTCACATACAAATTGTTCTTGGCTGGGTAGCATCAGTACACGCCACTGAGGTACGGCCCCTGGTAAGCTGCTTGCATATGTGTCGCTTACAGCATCTAAAATACGGGGGAAATCACTGGTGGAAACCAGTTAAGCGTATCTGTTCTATGCCGAAAGAGACTTGCaatggaggggtttttttttaaatcactttcaCCACCTTATACAAACCCCACCCCTCCCCGCCCCTTTAAAATTTCCATTGAAATTTTAGAGTAACATCTCAACAAAAGTCAGATAAATAAGCTTGCCCTCTGAACAGAACTCtctgtggggaggggggggggggctggggttcgggtgggtggggggggggggggaaaccgAATGTTTCTACTGCATGTGAAAGTCATAATGGACAGGTATTAACTTCTGATTTTTAtgcttcattcatttatgttgttgtttcattgtatgtcatgtgtttgctgaaacatgctcaataaaaaaagaaagaaaaaagaatactTCCTGTCCCTGGCCAACTGTTAAGCAGacggaaaaaaacagagaggcaacagaaacaaacagcatttgaaCAGGGGTATGTATTTCAACATAAACAAACTTtcaataaacataaacataaaaacttCACTGggtctataaaaaaaaaacaaacccaaacaaacaaacagaaacgcACAAACTAAAATATTGGGagctttctctcattcacagatTACAGTCTGAATGTCCTCCCTTCACCCTGTCCGATGTCTCCAAACAGTCTCCAGGCGTGACCCCTTAACCCCTGGGCAAATATGCACCTCCTCCCCTTGCCATTCATATAACATACAGACTGTTATGATAGAATGGAATATACTGGTCTTTTCTTACTTATATTAGTTGTGTTTACACTGTTAACTTGgtcaaagaaaagaacagatgacAGTATGAAAACGGcacacatttatttctgtcattcactgATACAGAACAGAATATACAGAAGTCTTTTAAACATCTTTTAATTGTGTCTTTAAATTGCAGTGAGCATAGAAAATAAGTCGGTTCTGAGGAATAAGAGGCATAGGATGATTGtacaggttcacacacacacacacacacacacacacacacacacacacacacacacacacaaatcaatcaAATCAACAAAATCGGTGTAAAAGCCACTGATAAGTCTGATAAATCCACTGACAGGGCTGATAAAATCATCAAATGGGAATAtggtacgtttttttttttaatcaattatcCAATCAGTATACGAATATTCTTACACAGCTACGTCATGTCCAACCATATTATGCATAATCTTTAGGTTGAAATTTCTAAATTATGGCCCAAACTTCATAAACAGAGAATGCTTTCAGACGTCACATTTGAAATTTGGATGGAATCATTGGTCATTCTGAGATCTCGTCTGTGGAGAGACGTAGGCCACTTCTTGGCTAATCTGGGTGCGCCAGGGGCCAAGAAAGTTGAGAGAGGCCCTAAGAGCTTTGCGGAAGATGGGGCTGGCGAAGCCGTAAATTATGGGGTCCAAGGCGCTGTTCAGGTAGGTTAAGCCTTCGGAGAGGCTGAACATTTGACCGGCAATAAGGAGCGAGGCACAATGTTGTAACCTTTGTAGAGCGAGAGACGCGATGACGCTCAGAACGCTAGGAAGGAAGCAGATACAAAACACGATTATTACCATTAGGACTAGCCGCATGGCTCTCCGCACCCTTCGGTGCGTCCGGAGCCGATGGCCACGCAGGAAACAATAGATTCTTACCGAACAAAAAAGCACAAGTAAGAAAGGCAAGAGGAACTCAAGCAGATAGAGCATGTAATGCAACCATACTTCTCCAGTGGGAGCCGTGTTTCTCCCGAAACTGCGGCACATGAGTTTAGACGAATCATTGCTTTGACTGTTGAGCAAACTGGTCGTGAGCAAGGGGAGTCGTAGAAGTATTACTGTAATCCACACAAGACAAACTGAGATCACCGCACGCCTCGCACTCAGTTGGCTAATGGAGTGGAACGGATAAAGTATCTTGAAGTAGCGATCCACAGTAATAACGGTCATAAAAGCAATGCTGGCTGAGCGGTTGATAGCCAGCATGAAGAGGTTTAGACGACACAGGGCATCACCAAAAATCCACTCCTCTCCACGCAGCAAAGTGTCAATGCGAAGAGGAAGTCCTATCAGCAGCAGGAAATCAGACAACATCAGGTTCACAAGGTACACCAAGTTGGACGTCCAGGGCTGTTGGCGACAGCAGAAACCCCAAAAAGCCACTGCATTCCCTGGCAAAGCCAAGATGAACTCAAGGATTAGAATGGGTGGCAAGAGATCTGACGCAATGGTCTGGGGTTCTGACAGGACGCAGTCCGTGGTATTGTTCATCATGAACCCCAATTGACTGTGAGCAACTGTGACACTTCAAGAACTTTTTCAACTcaacttttcatttaaaaatacgGGTCAGATATTGCAACGCAATACGGTGATGGAATGCAGAAAAAGTTTCCGGAGCCCAGTTCTTTTATAAAAAGGAACTGCTTCTCTAAATTTCCGAAGCGAATCTTGCAGTTATTGCAGTTTATGATATTGTATTATGGCGAGATTtggtttgatttatttttgaataaCACAGCCGTTTCTCAGAATCCTTTGCGGGAGTCATAAACATCCGGTGGAAACAAAACTCAATGGCTGGTATGCACCATACGGGCAGTAAACatcttcaaaataaataaataaatgaaataaaaaaatatatatacatatatgtatgtatatatgttttacAGCGTTTAATTTTCCGGGTTGAGTTATGACCTGCAAATGACAAAGGAAACCAGAGACATAAATCAATAAACGGATCCTACAGAAATCCTTTGACtacatatttcattaaaaaaaatactcttaATACTTAAGATTTTGCACAGCACACCGGAAAAGTTACGAGCGGCTAAATATACAAAGACGTTCTATTCAGCTAGCCAACACAAGTCCCCCGTACCGGGAAATTTTTctttaacagaaacattacaGATATAACAAATAATCCAATTTAACGGAATTATACCTATTGTGACAACTTACCAGAAACAAAGCAAATCTACAGCACAAATTCGGGGGGAAGCAATATGTTCTGGGACTTGTGTGCCCCAAATGTGTCACTGCGTCATCAAATAGGCTATACTGTCTCGGACTCTCCCTGACCCTCCCTTTATTTCCGGTAAGAAACTTTTGGACAATGATGTACGCGACAAGCAAAATACGAGGACATTGTATTTAAGGACTAGATTAGATGGTTTGTATGGATTGCGAAAAAtggtcatttattcattctATCGTTCTGTCCGTTCGTAAGAATTTGTTAAAgcaaaaaagaaggagagaaaaaaaatcatactaaTTTCATTGAGACATCTTTTAATTTACAGACACCCTTGAGGATTCTTTTAGACTTGCATGAAATGTTCCGCGTTTAGCCATGTTTCGCTCGTGGCGGGATTGGTTGGATTGCCATTCCGAGTACCCAGCCCAACAGTGACACCCAGTGTTAAACCTGGGAACATACAGAGTTGAAAACTAGACGAATTACCGTATGTGCTTGGTTAAAACTTCCAAAAATGCTTACAATCGAAAGTAGCCGAAACGCGAACCACAAACTGCACTGATGGTAACTTGTTAAACTGTGTCACATAATCATGTGGACTTATTCATATAGATGGAGACCCAACATGGAAACTGTAAACTTTGATTTAGTTGTTAATATGTCATTGTAACGTTAACCGTCATTATAACCGAAAAAAGAATCGACCTCAGACTTGGCTTTGTGACATTGATGAACTCTGCTTCACCTCACTTTTGACAGAGCTCCAGTGGCGCAATCGGTTAGCGCGCggtacttatacagcagtacGTTGCAGAGCAATGCCGAGGTTGTGAGTTCGAGCCTCACCTGGAGCAGACCTTTTCATAAAGGTGAAAAAGGTACTGTTCTTCGGCGTTGACTTGAAATACATGAAATTACAGAACAGCGTTCAATGAAACGTGCATACACAGCATTGACGATATAAGTTAACCAGTAGAGCAGTACCTTTAGACAAACAGTACGGCACGGCAGTCAACAAATATGAGAAACTTAGAAACACCTGTTTATAATGACTGAAGGTATGAATGGTATGAAGGTATGAAACTAATGGATGACGGCGCACTGTAAACCGTGCCTGATAAACCATGTCTCTTTCTAACATCTTTTGAAAGTTACTAAAAAGAACCGACATTTGGTGGCAGTATTGTTTCACTTTCCTTCGAGACCCGAAACAGTTTAACCAGAGCACAGAAcatctgtgcatttttgtaatgATTTCATCCTGATGGTTAATataacagacacatgcaaaagaaaaaccGAGTTATTTAGTCATTTCTATGCAGTTCGGGAGCGTACATCCTTTGGCCTCGGGGTAGATATGACGCCCAAAGCCACTGAAAGCATCGTCATTTAGATTTATGATGAACGATAAACTGAAAGTCTCGCCTAGTGATTTGCTGTCTTTCCCTACtttcccttttattttttataagtattttatttatttattatttataatgaAACAGAATACCAAAAATAGTAAAGCTATCTTGAAACCTCACTATACAATTAGATTATGCACACTCAACTTCCCAGTGAAGTCCCTCTCACCATTGAGGTAGCTACTAAATTTGCATTTATATCATGGCGTCGTAACGACCTAAGTTCATACCCTAAAAATCTAAGACCTGAAGACCACCAGAAATACTTTAACAATCTTGCCGCACTTAGTTGTTTTGACTGAATTGCTAATTTTCTGTTCGCCTGGCCGTattgaaaagagggagagagagagagagggcggtgTAAGGTAAAATACTGTCCTGACTGTAATTGAATAGATAGAACACCCGTCTGGTCTCTTGAGGTTTGAGTTTCGTCATTTAATGTTTGACCGATTGAAGCAGCGTATGCCAATACGCGTTGCTGAATTCATTTTCAACAATCTCTCGTTCTCGCTTTCTTCTTCCCATTCTCTTACCACACCCTGTTCCCACGCTGAGCTGTTCATTAGCCAGTTGTATGTTTTAACGGCATGTTTGCTGAAGACTGTTGAATAGAGCACTGCGTTTGAGTGAATTTACTTTGGTGGCTGTGAATATGTGTTATGTAGGTGCGGTGCagataggctgtgtgtgtgcgtgtacatcaAGTTCGTCTTATTTACTCAATGAATATGTTGCCGCTGCATGATCCTgctgatttgggggggggggggggggggggggggtgcgaggggggggggggtatcatgTTCATTAGAAAAGACAGTTGGActgggttttgttttgcaaaGATTTGGACTGtgctctgaaaaaaatgtctcagtCACGGTTTATTTCACCCCAATCTTTGATGAAGCTGACAGGGTGGCAACGTGCCCAGAGGGTCTCGGCTGAGTGCAAGCGCATGTGTTGCAACACTGAGCACAAACACGTTGGAGCCCAGGCACGACTCTCACGCCACAATCTCGACACAGCTGATTGTTTCTCCAAATGTATGCCTCATAGAGGACGCACTGGAATCCAAGTCTTCGAAAATTAGAAAGAGAACGAAAGATAGacggacagaaagaaagaaagaaagaaagaaagaaagaaagaaagaaagaaaaggataatTCCCAAATAATTCACATGTAAAATTTACAGATAGATAGCATTCCTCTGCAAACTCCGCCAGTCTCTTTCAGTGGAGCGACATCTCTCTAGCTCTGGTGTTGAGCTCTTGCTGTTTTCATTCTTGTTGGAATATCTGTTTGATTTTGCAGCAAATACAGTTTTCTCAATCAATACCCTACAGTGCTGCCAAATCGTCATGTGGTAAATCTCACAGAATGAGTGCCTTggctctctgactgacacacagctcCGAGGCAGCATGGCGGCGTAAATTATTGTGCATGTTTTGCAGGTTTTGACTCTGGTTTGTTTGAACAACGATTTATCAGAACAGTGACAGCTAACAGACCTGCCCCTCCCTTTAGCTCGCCCGAGGACAGAGTCCCGGCAGAGTGTGGAGaaatgatgatgacgacgacgatgatgatgattattattattatattagatTTTTGACATGAACCCTCCCCCTGGGACAAGTTTTGTTGATgaagaaaatgtcagttttctcagttttccCTTGAGGAGATGCTGATgtaacgttttgttttttttttttttgggaaggaAGTGAAAGACCAATGGTTATGCATGTGCcctgacaaagaaacagaagtaATTCTACCCTTGGTGTTAAACCATTTCTGttccaacacaaaaaaacctatTCCTCATTTCAAAGTTTTTGCCTGACAGACAATTAGACGTAGAAACAGGGTTGAGGAGATCATACATCGTtgaaaaatccagaaaaaaaaaatcatgagaaTAATGAATAAAGAACAGAGACTGTACAGATCATGACAgtttgcatctctctctctctctctctctctctgtttgtgtgtgtgtgtgtgtgtgtgtgtgtgtgtgagagagagagagagggttagaggatggatgtatgtctgttttttttgccagaatGCTGATACAGAGGACTTGAGTGATATATCAGacgttctgtgttctgttcttaaCCGCATGATCAACCCATGTCAATTCATAGCCCACGCCAACAACGAGGACCTCTGTTTTTAAAGTTTCCTTtattaaaacacaacaaaacaaaacaaaacaaacaaacaaacaaacaaacaaaaagcaagttCCACACCTGAGAAGGGAATCGGGCATCAGTGCAGGAAGACAAGATAAGAATCTTATCGGAATACTTGGGGTTGTTTATAGCTGTTCTTGGAAAAAGCTTAAGAAAAGTGGAATGTAAGGGTGAGATAAACTATAAAATGGGGGCTGTGGAACACCACGGAAGAAAGATCATTCTCTTCGTAACCTTCGATACAGAAAATCTCATCATGGAAATTAGAATCCTTCCTGCAAATAAACAGGTACAATTTCAGATGACAGAATAATATACCCACAACTACTGTGGATTGTCACGACTGTTGtgtaattatacacacatacagcatacacacagaaaatcatttgtttgatttattagTACTTTACAGCAATTGTTATTTTAGTTCCTAAATGGATTTTATtgttaattgatttttttctatgtccgggaaaaaaaaagagattacaGCGTGTAGGCCACACTACCGTTCTCATTACAGTGAAGTGAAAAGGAATATGCACCTCCTTTTCGTCCTTCCTGTTTTACGGGCTGCTTTTGTGTGGCAGATGGAAAAATCCTCTGTAGCTAAAACCTCTCAGGTTTTGCTTTATTGCTGTGTCACGGCTCGTGGGTTGCCATTAAAATACAATCAgcacatgtttttgtgtgtatgtatgtatgtgtgtgtgtgtgtgtgtgtgtgtgagagagagagagagaaagagagagagagagaaagagagtgagttcTTTTACAGATGAGGAGATAAGGTAATAAGCAGATAGTAAGAAAGGAAGAGACATCAGAGAagtacctacacacacacacacacacacactcccgtacgcgtgcgcgcacacactcacacacacacacacacacacactcccatacgtgcgcgcacacacacacacacacacacacacaggcgaaagaaaggagggagagaggagagagtggatCAGATTTCTGTGGTAATGGCTGGGTGGGTCAGTGGTTAAActgctctcacaaacacattccttAGCTCAGGCAGAGCACATCTGGTCTGCAAGTGTAGACAGGAGCAGAGGCAACCGCTTCCTCTGAGCATCCCagaccccttctctctctctctctctctctctctctccctctctctgtctgtctttctctccctctcgctgtctttctctctctctctctctctctctctctcacacacacactcacactcactcttgctctctctctctccctctctccctctctctgtctgtgtttctctccctctcgctgtctttctctccctctctctctctctctctctctctctctctcactcacactcactcttgctctctctctctctctctctcacacacactcacttgctttctctcactgccccccctctctcccttgtATTTTAAGAGCATGTTGAGacttgcgggggggggggggtctccaGGGGGGGTTCTGAATTTTAGGGTGAGCACTgatctccctcactccctttgTTTCCACATCTGGTTTAGACTTTATTGTCTAAAAATCCTTACAGAAAATCAAAGGTTTTAGTGaagttgtttatgtgtgtgaattatTGTATGTAATGTGACTTGAATTACCCTCCTCCAGTCGCCTGATTGCTATACCAAACTCTTCTGCGTGGTTTAAAGATGT contains:
- the LOC115812644 gene encoding oxoeicosanoid receptor 1-like, with amino-acid sequence MMNNTTDCVLSEPQTIASDLLPPILILEFILALPGNAVAFWGFCCRQQPWTSNLVYLVNLMLSDFLLLIGLPLRIDTLLRGEEWIFGDALCRLNLFMLAINRSASIAFMTVITVDRYFKILYPFHSISQLSARRAVISVCLVWITVILLRLPLLTTSLLNSQSNDSSKLMCRSFGRNTAPTGEVWLHYMLYLLEFLLPFLLVLFCSVRIYCFLRGHRLRTHRRVRRAMRLVLMVIIVFCICFLPSVLSVIASLALQRLQHCASLLIAGQMFSLSEGLTYLNSALDPIIYGFASPIFRKALRASLNFLGPWRTQISQEVAYVSPQTRSQNDQ